One region of Bacteroidales bacterium genomic DNA includes:
- a CDS encoding peptide MFS transporter, protein MFKGHPKGLIAAALANMGERFGFYTMMAILVLFLQAKFGLGGENAGYIYSVFYALIYILSLVGGIIADRTRNFKGTIMIGLIVMALGYVLIAIPTPTPVPNKALYLTLTCIALFVIAFGNGLFKGNLQALVGQMYDKGYDTEKRDSGFQLFYMFINVGAIFAPFTAIGIRNWWLRNNGFEYDAGLPAIAHSHLEGTITPKTTEIFKTMATEASGTTVTDLTTFSNEYLNVFTTGFHYAFAIAIIALAISLVVYIMNKKHFPNPKSVSKITDNKKDNSEDIKMDIKEVRQRMYALFAVFGIAIFFWFSFHQNGLTLTFFARDYTALKMSFFNISVESFQATNPFFVVFLTPVIIGIFGWLKTKGYEPSTPKKIAIGMFIAALGYVVMSLGSIGLPLFSSIDPQSGGTPLEEIRKVTPFLLMGTYFIMTVAELFISPLGISFVSKVAPPQYQGLMQGGWLGATALGNGLLFIGAIMYESIPLWMTWGLFVVVCVISMATMLFMLKWIERVAKY, encoded by the coding sequence ATGTTTAAAGGACATCCTAAAGGACTAATAGCCGCAGCTTTAGCTAATATGGGGGAACGATTTGGTTTCTATACCATGATGGCAATATTAGTCTTATTTCTTCAGGCTAAATTTGGCTTAGGAGGAGAAAATGCAGGTTATATATACTCCGTATTTTATGCCTTAATATATATATTATCGTTAGTCGGCGGAATTATTGCTGACAGAACAAGAAATTTTAAAGGTACTATAATGATTGGTTTAATTGTTATGGCATTAGGCTATGTATTAATAGCAATACCAACTCCTACTCCGGTTCCGAATAAAGCATTGTATTTAACATTAACTTGTATTGCATTGTTTGTCATTGCATTTGGTAACGGCTTATTTAAAGGTAATTTGCAAGCATTAGTAGGTCAAATGTATGACAAAGGTTATGATACTGAAAAGAGAGATTCCGGCTTTCAGCTTTTTTATATGTTTATAAATGTAGGTGCAATTTTTGCTCCTTTTACTGCTATTGGTATTAGAAACTGGTGGTTACGAAATAATGGTTTTGAATATGATGCAGGACTTCCGGCTATAGCTCATTCTCATTTGGAAGGAACTATTACACCCAAAACAACTGAAATTTTCAAAACAATGGCAACAGAGGCAAGTGGTACTACTGTTACTGATTTAACTACATTTTCCAATGAGTATTTGAATGTTTTTACAACAGGCTTTCATTACGCATTTGCAATAGCTATTATTGCACTGGCTATTTCTCTTGTTGTATATATTATGAATAAAAAACACTTCCCGAATCCTAAAAGTGTTTCAAAAATAACAGATAATAAAAAAGACAATTCTGAAGATATTAAAATGGACATAAAAGAAGTAAGACAACGAATGTATGCTTTATTTGCAGTATTCGGAATTGCTATTTTCTTTTGGTTTTCTTTTCATCAAAACGGACTTACACTAACATTTTTTGCACGAGATTATACAGCGTTAAAAATGAGTTTCTTTAATATATCAGTAGAATCATTTCAAGCCACAAATCCATTTTTTGTTGTATTTTTAACTCCTGTTATTATCGGAATTTTTGGCTGGCTTAAAACTAAAGGTTATGAGCCTTCTACTCCTAAAAAAATAGCAATCGGTATGTTTATAGCTGCATTAGGCTATGTTGTAATGTCTTTGGGTTCAATAGGGCTGCCTTTATTCTCATCAATAGACCCTCAAAGCGGAGGAACACCACTTGAAGAAATAAGAAAGGTAACTCCGTTCTTATTAATGGGAACATATTTTATAATGACGGTTGCAGAGTTATTTATAAGTCCTCTTGGTATTTCATTTGTATCAAAAGTTGCACCCCCGCAATATCAAGGATTGATGCAAGGCGGCTGGCTTGGAGCTACTGCACTCGGTAACGGTTTATTATTCATCGGAGCTATTATGTACGAATCAATACCACTGTGGATGACATGGGGATTATTTGTAGTTGTATGTGTTATTTCAATGGCAACTATGTTATTTATGCTAAAATGGATAGAGAGAGTTGCTAAATATTAA
- a CDS encoding DsrE/DsrF/DrsH-like family protein — translation MAEEVKHPLKKVLMICAKGSLEDVLATLVMANGAVMEGIETKVFFTFFGLDAITKKRMNKLHTATVGNPAMRMPGGLPFPTWLGSIPGVEAGVSAMMKKQIDDLDIPRVDEFLEMIEAGGGEIYACKLAMDMFKLKKEDLAEQVIDVLTIGEFYEKADGLQTQIIFT, via the coding sequence ATGGCAGAAGAAGTTAAACATCCCTTAAAAAAAGTATTAATGATTTGCGCAAAAGGATCATTAGAAGATGTATTAGCAACATTAGTTATGGCAAACGGTGCAGTAATGGAAGGAATTGAAACAAAAGTATTTTTCACATTTTTCGGATTAGATGCAATTACAAAGAAGAGAATGAATAAATTGCATACAGCTACCGTTGGTAATCCTGCAATGAGAATGCCGGGCGGCCTACCCTTTCCGACTTGGTTAGGTAGTATTCCCGGAGTTGAAGCAGGTGTATCAGCAATGATGAAAAAACAAATTGATGATTTGGATATTCCTCGTGTTGATGAATTTTTAGAAATGATAGAAGCAGGAGGTGGCGAGATTTATGCATGTAAACTGGCTATGGATATGTTCAAATTAAAAAAAGAGGATTTAGCAGAACAGGTAATTGATGTATTAACAATCGGTGAATTTTATGAAAAAGCCGATGGTTTACAAACTCAAATCATTTTTACATAA
- a CDS encoding TusE/DsrC/DsvC family sulfur relay protein: MVQKEYAGKMIDLDDNGYFTDSDQWSKEIAAELAVENGEELTDKHYEVLEFIRNKVSEGSNLTIRSIGKSGIADIKEFYKMFPGAPLKKATKYAGVSKPSSCV; encoded by the coding sequence ATGGTACAAAAAGAATATGCAGGAAAAATGATTGACCTTGATGATAACGGATATTTCACTGATTCCGACCAATGGTCAAAAGAAATAGCAGCCGAATTAGCTGTAGAAAATGGTGAAGAACTGACTGATAAACATTATGAAGTTTTGGAATTTATCAGAAATAAAGTAAGCGAGGGTTCTAATTTAACTATCAGATCAATAGGCAAATCCGGGATAGCTGATATTAAAGAATTTTACAAAATGTTCCCCGGTGCACCTCTGAAAAAAGCAACGAAATATGCAGGTGTATCTAAACCTTCAAGTTGTGTCTAA
- a CDS encoding DUF1641 domain-containing protein codes for MSENNMQDQINELNTKVDIILEEVVAQRNARNEKADLISDLSIVGKDIFAHTVTSLDKAGVELDGEALTALLIKLVRNIGTFNQMMDTLESATDMIKDAAPIVNQMGLDAISKFAEFEQKGYLNLMKELINLSDNIVSLITVEDIIDLSDNIVVILETAKSMKYEQIPKYSMWKAFRAMQSPEMKKGIGFIITFIKKLSSAMLNKTEK; via the coding sequence ATGTCAGAAAACAATATGCAAGATCAAATAAATGAACTTAATACTAAAGTAGATATTATCCTTGAAGAAGTTGTTGCACAACGTAATGCAAGGAACGAAAAAGCTGATCTTATTTCGGATTTATCCATAGTAGGAAAAGATATATTTGCTCATACAGTTACATCTCTTGATAAAGCCGGAGTTGAACTTGACGGTGAAGCATTAACGGCACTTTTAATAAAACTTGTAAGAAATATCGGGACATTTAATCAGATGATGGATACACTTGAAAGTGCAACCGATATGATAAAAGATGCTGCTCCTATCGTTAACCAAATGGGTCTTGATGCAATTTCAAAATTTGCTGAATTTGAGCAAAAAGGATACCTCAATTTAATGAAAGAACTGATCAATCTGTCTGATAATATTGTTTCACTTATTACGGTTGAAGATATTATAGATTTATCAGATAATATTGTCGTTATTCTTGAAACAGCAAAAAGCATGAAATATGAGCAGATTCCAAAATACTCAATGTGGAAAGCATTTAGAGCAATGCAATCACCCGAAATGAAAAAAGGAATAGGCTTCATTATAACATTTATAAAAAAATTATCTTCAGCTATGCTGAATAAAACAGAAAAATAA
- a CDS encoding NAD(P)/FAD-dependent oxidoreductase yields the protein MKKLVILGAGTGGTIMANKMRKVLERDEWEITIIDQFKIHYYQPGFLFIPFGMYTKKDVIKSKADFIPIGVNFINSEIDKVDGENNKVILKDGVVLNYDFLIMATGVKIVPEETPGLKGELWYKNIFDFYTIEGAMALADFFKTWQGGELVLNIADQPIKCPVAPLEFVMFADSFFIERGIRDKVNITFVTPMEGAFTKPRASKILGNLLTEKNINVVPDFYLESVDNEKKIIKSYDEKEVPFDCLITIPVHFGDDMIERSGLGDDMNFILTDKFHLNSTKFENIFVLGDSSNIPTSKAGSVVHFAAEVVYENIMCAIEGRPFTAKFDGHSNCYIETGHGKGALIDFNYDTEPLPGSFPFPGIGPFGLLKETRMNHYGKLMFRWIYWHILLKGKEMPIPSEMYMAGKKV from the coding sequence ATGAAAAAACTGGTAATATTAGGAGCCGGGACAGGCGGTACAATAATGGCAAACAAAATGCGTAAAGTTCTTGAACGCGATGAATGGGAAATAACAATTATAGATCAATTTAAAATTCATTATTATCAACCCGGTTTTCTTTTTATTCCTTTCGGAATGTACACGAAAAAAGATGTAATTAAATCAAAAGCTGATTTTATTCCGATTGGTGTTAATTTTATTAATTCTGAAATTGATAAAGTTGACGGTGAAAACAATAAAGTTATTCTTAAAGACGGTGTAGTGCTTAATTATGATTTCCTTATAATGGCAACAGGGGTTAAGATAGTACCGGAAGAAACGCCGGGTTTAAAAGGAGAATTATGGTATAAAAACATTTTTGATTTTTATACAATTGAAGGAGCAATGGCTTTGGCTGATTTTTTCAAAACTTGGCAAGGCGGAGAACTTGTATTAAATATTGCAGATCAACCGATTAAATGTCCTGTGGCACCTTTAGAATTTGTAATGTTTGCTGATTCATTTTTTATAGAAAGAGGAATAAGAGACAAAGTGAACATTACTTTTGTTACACCAATGGAAGGTGCATTCACTAAACCGAGAGCTTCAAAGATATTGGGTAATCTTCTGACAGAAAAGAACATTAATGTAGTTCCTGATTTTTATCTTGAAAGCGTTGATAACGAGAAAAAAATAATAAAATCTTACGATGAGAAAGAAGTTCCTTTTGATTGCCTGATAACAATACCTGTACACTTTGGAGATGATATGATTGAAAGAAGCGGTTTGGGTGATGATATGAATTTCATCTTAACAGACAAATTTCATTTGAATTCAACCAAATTTGAAAACATTTTCGTACTTGGTGATTCTTCAAATATACCGACTTCAAAAGCAGGTTCAGTAGTGCATTTTGCAGCAGAAGTTGTATATGAAAACATAATGTGTGCAATTGAAGGCAGACCGTTTACAGCAAAATTTGACGGACATTCAAACTGTTACATTGAAACCGGACACGGCAAAGGTGCTTTAATTGATTTTAATTATGACACAGAACCTCTGCCGGGATCATTTCCGTTTCCGGGAATAGGGCCTTTCGGTTTGTTGAAAGAAACCAGAATGAATCATTACGGTAAACTAATGTTCAGATGGATATATTGGCATATTTTATTAAAAGGTAAAGAAATGCCCATACCGTCGGAAATGTATATGGCAGGAAAAAAAGTTTAA
- a CDS encoding Crp/Fnr family transcriptional regulator, which produces MPKISRPNSCIKCPYKWEYLDLLKNDDIQSIQNNCTIINFKKGETICKQGTDASHALYLAKGVVKLYIEGKKDLILKLIKAGNYIDLQTLFGDKNYKYSVAAVEDTMVCMINSNLIRDLAKNNNDYLFELTKTISNSGNYIFKKISDISSKQLRGRLADTLIYLYKEIYNSLNFELTLTRKELAELSSMSMENAVRILSEFNKDSIISVDGRKIKILEPELLKKLSDIG; this is translated from the coding sequence ATGCCGAAAATTTCCAGACCAAACAGTTGTATTAAATGTCCTTACAAGTGGGAGTATCTTGATTTATTAAAAAATGATGATATACAATCTATTCAGAATAATTGTACTATTATTAATTTCAAAAAAGGAGAAACCATTTGCAAGCAAGGTACAGATGCCTCTCATGCTTTATATTTGGCAAAAGGCGTTGTTAAACTTTATATTGAAGGAAAGAAGGATCTGATTTTAAAATTAATAAAAGCAGGAAATTACATTGATCTTCAAACTCTCTTCGGAGATAAAAATTATAAGTATTCGGTTGCTGCTGTTGAAGATACTATGGTTTGCATGATTAATTCTAATCTTATAAGAGATCTTGCTAAAAATAATAATGATTATTTATTTGAATTAACTAAAACCATAAGTAATTCCGGTAACTATATTTTCAAGAAAATAAGTGATATTAGCAGCAAACAATTGAGAGGACGATTAGCAGATACATTGATATATCTTTATAAAGAAATTTACAATTCGTTGAATTTCGAATTAACTCTAACCAGAAAAGAATTGGCTGAATTATCTTCTATGTCAATGGAAAATGCTGTCAGGATTTTATCTGAATTTAATAAAGATTCAATTATTTCCGTTGACGGAAGAAAAATAAAGATTTTAGAACCGGAGCTTTTGAAAAAGTTGAGTGATATCGGATAA